One window of the Trifolium pratense cultivar HEN17-A07 linkage group LG2, ARS_RC_1.1, whole genome shotgun sequence genome contains the following:
- the LOC123905148 gene encoding secreted RxLR effector protein 161-like, with protein METNLKMEKNESEDAVDPTMFKQIVGSLRYLCNSRPDTCFAAGLVSRFMEDPRQSHMKAAMRISRYIADTLDFGILFPKSAVNAKLEIISYSDVDWCGDKVDRRSITGYFFKYLNASVAWCSRKQPVVALSSCEAKYIAGSYAACQALWINSVLKELKINVKKPITLQIDNQSAINLAKNPVLHGRSKHIEAIFHFLREHMNQGSLEVIHCATGSQVADIMTKSLKIDIFFNLRNSLGVS; from the coding sequence ATGGAAACAAATCTTAAGATGGAAAAGAATGAAAGTGAAGATGCAGTGGATCCTACAATGTTCAAACAAATTGTTGGTTCATTGAGATATCTGTGCAATAGCAGGCCAGACACATGCTTTGCAGCTGGCTTGGTTAGTAGATTTATGGAGGATCCTAGACAATCTCATATGAAAGCTGCTATGAGAATATCGAGGTACATAGCTGACACACTAGATTTTGGAATTCTCTTTCCAAAGTCAGCAGTGAATGCAAAATTAGAGATAATTTCCTATTCAGATGTTGATTGGTGTGGTGATAAAGTGGATAGAAGGAGTATCACTGGCTATTTCTTCAAGTATTTGAATGCTTCAGTTGCATGGTGTTCAAGGAAGCAACCAGTAGTTGCACTTTCCTCATGTGAAGCAAAATATATTGCTGGTTCTTATGCAGCATGTCAAGCTCTATGGATTAACTCAGTGCTTAAGGAATtgaagatcaatgtgaagaagccAATTACACTGCAAATTGACAATCAATCTGCAATAAACTTAGCTAAAAATCCAGTGCTGCATGGAAGAAGCAAACATATAGAAGCCATATTTCACTTCTTAAGGGAGCATATGAATCAAGGTAGCTTGGAAGTAATTCATTGTGCTACTGGTTCACAAGTTGCAGATATTATGACTAAGAGTTTGAAGATTGACATATTTTTTAACTTAAGGAATTCACTTGGTGTGTCCTAA
- the LOC123905149 gene encoding uncharacterized mitochondrial protein AtMg00810-like, whose product MKRKFAMSDLGKMKFFLGVEMCQTDEGIFIHEMKYASEILAKFGMEHCNAVSSPIVTGCKLVKNEAGKASDETHYKQMVGSLMYLLATRPDLAYSVCLVARFMERPIEIHIAAVKRIMRGS is encoded by the exons ATGAAAAGGAAATTTGCTATGTCAGATTTGGGAAAaatgaaattctttcttggagtTGAAATGTGTCAAACTGATGAAGGAATCTTCATTCACGAGATGAAGTATGCCTCAGAAATCTTAGCAAAATTTGGAATGGAACACTGCAATGCAGTCAGTAGTCCCATTGTAACTGGTTGTAAGCTAGTGAAAAATGAGGCAGGCAAAGCTAGTGATGAAACTCACTACAAGCAAATGGTTGGAAGTTTGATGTATTTGCTTGCTACTAGGCCTGACTTAGCTTACTCAGTATGTCTTGTAGCTAGATTCATGGAAAGGCCAATTGAAATACATATAGCAGCAGTCAAAAGGATTATGAG GGGATCTTAA
- the LOC123909346 gene encoding bidirectional sugar transporter SWEET1-like: MDIAHFLFGIFGNASALFLFLAPVITFKRIIVNKSTEKFSGIPYVMTLLNCLLSAWYGLPFVSPHNLLVSTVNGTGAVIEIIYVLIFIIFAPKKEKLKIFGLFTAVLSVFSIVVFVSLFALHGTPRKVFCGFAASIFSVIMYGSPLSIMRLVIKTKSVEFMPFFLSLFVFLCGTSWFIFGLLGRDPFIAVPNGLGSVLGAIQLILYFIYRNNKGVTKKQPPIDEESMENGQWKNPSNETI; the protein is encoded by the exons ATGGATATAGCACATTTTTTGTTTGGAATATTTg GGAATGCTTCTGCTTTGTTCCTCTTCTTGGCACCTGT GATTACATTCAAGAGGATTATAGTGAACAAATCAACAGAGAAGTTCTCAGGCATTCCATATGTTATGACACTGCTCAATTGTCTTCTTTCTGCTTG GTATGGTTTGCCTTTTGTGTCTCCCCACAACTTACTAGTATCAACCGTAAATGGCACTGGAGCAGTGATCGAAATCATATATGTTTTGATATTCATCATATTTGCACCTAAAAAGGAAAAACTCAAAATCTTTGGTCTCTTCACTGCGGTACTTTCTGTGTTCTCTATCGTTGTTTTTGTGTCTCTCTTTGCCCTACATGGTACTCCTAGAAAGGTCTTTTGTGGTTTCGCCGCCTCCATATTTTCCGTCATCATGTATGGTTCTCCACTCTCTATTATG AGACTAGTGATCAAAACCAAGAGTGTGGAATTCATGCCATTCTTCTTGTCACTTTTTGTGTTTCTTTGCGGAACTTCTTGGTTTATCTTCGGTTTGCTAGGCCGTGATCCATTTATTGCC gTACCTAATGGTCTTGGTTCTGTTTTGGGGGCAATCCAACTAATATTGTATTTCATATACCGTAACAATAAAGGTGTTACAAAAAAACAGCCCCCAATAGATGAGGAATCGATGGAAAATGGGCAATGGAAAAACCCATCAAATGAAACAATCTAA